Proteins encoded by one window of Cherax quadricarinatus isolate ZL_2023a unplaced genomic scaffold, ASM3850222v1 Contig55, whole genome shotgun sequence:
- the LOC128704580 gene encoding uncharacterized protein, with the protein MAAGGRGSGGWRQGKRQWSTSVRNDNADKGWWWRQREERQRHGAGGTAAARGRRNGSGTGRGRKWLQRAPSPLVLLRVLLTSDIVGGGGTGGGSRGGEND; encoded by the exons ATGGCGGCTGGCGGCAGGGGAAGCGGCGGCTGGCGGCAGGGAAAGCGGCAGTGGTCGACGAGCGTCAGGAACGACAACGCAGACAAAG GTTGGTGGTGGCGACAGCGGGAGGAACGGCAGCGGCACGGGGCAGGAGGAACGGCAGCGGCACGGGGCAGGAGGAACGGCAGCGGCACGGGGCGGGGAAGGAAGTGGCTACAGCGAGCGCCGTCACCACTAGTGTTGCTGCGTGTGTTGCTG ACGAGCGACATCGTAGGAGGTGGAGGCACCGGTGGAGGCAGCCGTGGAGGTGAAAACGACTAA